The Nonlabens spongiae genome contains a region encoding:
- a CDS encoding DUF3667 domain-containing protein: MKNVAHDFSDMYLGLDTKFVHTFFDLFRKPEMVINGYIHGRRTYYMDAIRYTLLAIFVSGINVFVMKNSGALDSLMNDLYSGEIYREIYSEKQLEFQKSFQSKFMDYQGFFILLTIPLLALAARITFWGKKYYNYTEQVVFYLYTYAHMTIATTPITIFLLYVNVELFLWWSTLVFPAQLLFNALCYKRCFNLSLGATVLKTLVGLMVFTILLVLIALITLLVIALVTIIAIKYFNVDPEVVKQSFGAG, encoded by the coding sequence ATGAAGAATGTCGCACACGACTTCAGCGATATGTATCTGGGACTCGACACTAAGTTTGTCCATACCTTTTTTGACCTTTTCCGTAAACCCGAAATGGTAATTAATGGATATATCCATGGTCGCCGTACCTATTATATGGACGCCATCCGATATACTTTGCTGGCAATTTTTGTTTCAGGTATCAATGTTTTTGTGATGAAAAATTCGGGTGCGCTGGATAGTTTGATGAATGATCTTTATTCTGGTGAGATTTATAGAGAGATTTATTCAGAAAAGCAATTGGAATTTCAAAAAAGTTTCCAAAGCAAATTTATGGACTATCAGGGATTCTTTATTCTGTTGACAATTCCGTTATTGGCTCTTGCTGCACGGATCACTTTTTGGGGAAAGAAATACTATAATTATACGGAGCAGGTGGTGTTCTATTTGTACACCTATGCCCACATGACCATTGCAACAACACCCATTACCATTTTTTTACTGTATGTCAACGTGGAATTATTTCTTTGGTGGAGCACATTGGTATTCCCTGCGCAACTCTTATTTAACGCCCTTTGCTATAAGCGATGTTTTAATCTAAGTTTAGGCGCGACAGTCCTGAAAACACTTGTGGGTCTAATGGTTTTTACAATTCTACTAGTTTTAATTGCTCTAATAACTTTACTTGTGATTGCGCTGGTAACGATTATAGCGATAAAGTATTTTAACGTAGATCCAGAGGTGGTCAAACAAAGTTTTGGTGCAGGCTAA
- a CDS encoding ABC transporter ATP-binding protein, with translation MASTTGNAFDTRLFKRLISFTKPYRGTFYFVALSAILTAVVAIGMPYLIKVAIDDHIIPREFQGFMTVIGLMVAVLIADVLLQLSFIYYANWLGQQVIRDLRLKLFDHMLGFKMKYFDKSAVGKLVTRAVSDIETIASIFSQGLFVIISDLLKMIVVLGFMAFNSWRLTLIALIVMPFILYATRVFQKAMKKAFEDVRNQVSNLNSFVQERVTGMKIVQIFNREKIEYQRFKEINDKHRNAWVKTVWYNSIFFPIAEMASSITIGLIVYIGVIMNIGAEVSMVEIGTIVMFIDLSQKLFRPLRQIADKFNTLQMGMVAANRVFTILDTDSQIEDQGEKIAADLKGEIEFKNVDFGYVEDELVLKNLSFKVNAGETVAIVGATGAGKSTIINLLSRFYEINGGDILIDSASAKAYQLHSLRSQIAVVLQDVFLFADTILNNITLQDETISKEDVIIAAKKIGVHDFISSLPNGYDYNVKERGVMLSSGQRQLIAFLRAYVSNPSILILDEATSSIDAHSEQLIQEATEIITKGRTSIIIAHRLATIKKADKIIVMDAGQIVEMGNHSELLEKENGYYRNLYEVQFAQQEVA, from the coding sequence ATGGCATCTACCACGGGAAATGCATTTGACACCCGCCTATTTAAGAGGTTAATCTCCTTTACTAAACCGTATCGAGGGACTTTCTATTTCGTGGCACTTAGCGCGATCCTTACCGCAGTTGTCGCGATAGGAATGCCTTATTTGATTAAGGTGGCGATCGATGACCATATAATACCGCGAGAGTTTCAGGGTTTCATGACGGTAATCGGGCTTATGGTCGCTGTTTTGATCGCAGATGTGCTGCTTCAATTGAGCTTTATCTATTATGCCAACTGGCTCGGGCAACAAGTAATCCGTGATCTGCGATTGAAGCTTTTTGACCACATGCTAGGCTTCAAGATGAAGTATTTTGACAAGAGTGCGGTGGGGAAATTGGTCACGCGTGCTGTAAGTGACATAGAAACAATCGCAAGTATTTTTTCACAAGGATTATTTGTGATCATTTCTGACCTGCTTAAAATGATAGTGGTGCTGGGCTTCATGGCTTTCAACAGCTGGAGATTGACGCTTATCGCTCTCATCGTGATGCCGTTTATTTTGTATGCGACCCGAGTGTTCCAGAAGGCTATGAAAAAAGCTTTTGAAGATGTGCGCAATCAGGTTTCTAACCTTAACAGCTTTGTACAAGAGCGTGTCACGGGCATGAAAATCGTGCAAATTTTCAATCGGGAGAAGATAGAGTACCAGCGCTTCAAAGAAATTAATGACAAGCACCGCAACGCTTGGGTTAAAACGGTCTGGTACAACTCCATCTTCTTCCCCATTGCTGAAATGGCGTCCAGTATCACCATAGGTCTCATCGTGTACATAGGTGTGATCATGAATATAGGTGCTGAGGTCAGCATGGTGGAAATAGGAACGATAGTCATGTTTATCGATTTGTCTCAGAAGCTTTTCAGACCACTGCGCCAGATCGCCGATAAATTCAATACGCTTCAAATGGGTATGGTTGCCGCTAATCGTGTGTTCACCATTCTCGATACCGATTCCCAAATTGAAGATCAAGGAGAAAAAATCGCAGCTGATCTTAAGGGTGAGATTGAGTTTAAGAATGTTGACTTCGGCTACGTTGAGGATGAATTGGTCTTAAAAAACCTTAGCTTCAAAGTAAATGCGGGAGAAACTGTTGCGATTGTGGGTGCGACCGGTGCTGGAAAATCGACTATTATCAATCTTCTTTCTAGGTTTTATGAGATTAACGGTGGAGATATTTTGATTGATTCCGCTTCCGCGAAAGCGTACCAACTTCACTCCCTACGATCACAAATAGCGGTGGTGCTACAAGATGTTTTCCTCTTTGCAGATACTATTCTTAACAACATCACACTTCAAGATGAAACCATCTCAAAAGAAGATGTAATTATAGCAGCAAAAAAAATAGGAGTTCATGATTTTATCTCCAGCCTGCCAAACGGATACGACTATAATGTAAAAGAGCGTGGTGTGATGCTCAGCTCTGGACAGCGCCAGCTTATTGCCTTCTTGCGAGCTTACGTTTCAAATCCAAGTATTCTGATTCTCGATGAGGCGACCAGCTCCATAGATGCGCACAGCGAGCAACTGATTCAAGAAGCGACAGAAATCATTACTAAAGGAAGAACCTCCATCATCATCGCACACCGCCTAGCTACTATCAAAAAAGCCGATAAGATCATCGTGATGGATGCCGGTCAGATCGTGGAAATGGGCAACCACTCTGAGTTGCTTGAAAAGGAGAATGGCTACTACCGCAACCTGTACGAGGTGCAATTTGCACAGCAGGAGGTGGCTTAG